From Alteribacter keqinensis, one genomic window encodes:
- the purC gene encoding phosphoribosylaminoimidazolesuccinocarboxamide synthase, whose protein sequence is MSDQACLYEGKAKRIYETDDPNVYRVVYKDEATAFNGEKKDVLDGKGRLNNEISSLVFSKLHEAGIANHFIERLTETEQLVKKVRIIPLEVVVRNVAAGSLVKRLGLKRGERFPEPIIEFYYKDDELGDPLINTDHIAYLKLAADEELSRVRKDAIRVNNVLTSLFKEAGITLVDFKLEFGRDENGSVLLADEVSPDTCRLWDEKTGDSLDKDLFRFQLGDLNKGYETILTRLGGVQQ, encoded by the coding sequence ATGTCTGATCAAGCGTGTTTATACGAAGGGAAAGCAAAGCGAATCTATGAAACTGACGATCCGAACGTCTACCGCGTCGTCTATAAGGACGAAGCCACAGCCTTTAACGGTGAAAAAAAAGACGTACTCGATGGCAAAGGACGCTTGAATAACGAGATCAGCAGTCTCGTATTTTCAAAGCTTCACGAAGCCGGTATCGCGAACCATTTCATTGAGCGCCTTACAGAAACCGAGCAGCTGGTAAAGAAGGTCCGAATCATTCCTCTGGAAGTCGTAGTCAGAAACGTGGCAGCCGGAAGCCTGGTAAAACGCCTCGGCCTGAAAAGAGGAGAACGATTCCCTGAACCGATCATCGAATTTTATTACAAAGACGATGAGCTCGGCGATCCACTCATCAACACCGACCACATCGCCTACTTAAAGCTTGCCGCCGATGAAGAACTCAGCCGGGTCCGTAAAGACGCCATACGGGTAAACAACGTACTCACGTCTCTTTTCAAAGAAGCCGGAATCACCCTCGTTGACTTCAAACTGGAATTTGGCAGAGATGAAAACGGCAGTGTGCTCCTGGCTGACGAAGTGTCACCGGATACGTGCCGTCTGTGGGATGAAAAAACAGGGGATTCACTGGATAAAGATTTGTTTCGCTTTCAACTCGGAGATTTAAACAAAGGGTATGAAACCATACTTACACGCTTAGGAGGAGTTCAGCAATGA
- the purS gene encoding phosphoribosylformylglycinamidine synthase subunit PurS, whose translation MYEIQVFVTLKEAVLDPQGKAVNHSLNQLGYSEVEDVRIGKVLTLTMNGEKETVEARVTEMCDKLLANPVIEDYRFEIKEALAQ comes from the coding sequence ATGTATGAAATTCAAGTATTTGTCACGTTAAAGGAAGCCGTTTTAGACCCCCAGGGAAAAGCAGTGAATCACTCGCTCAATCAGCTCGGCTACAGTGAGGTAGAGGATGTACGGATAGGAAAAGTCCTGACCCTTACCATGAACGGAGAAAAAGAAACGGTAGAAGCCCGAGTAACAGAAATGTGTGACAAGCTCCTTGCCAACCCGGTTATTGAAGATTACCGTTTTGAAATAAAGGAGGCCCTCGCCCAATGA
- the purQ gene encoding phosphoribosylformylglycinamidine synthase subunit PurQ, with protein sequence MKFAVVVFPGSNCDIDMYHAIKDELGEEAAYVDYRETSLKDYDAVLLPGGFSYGDYLRSGAIAARLPIAAGIKEAAEAGKPVLGVCNGFQVLLELGLLPGAMRRNRQLTFICKPATLIVENNQTVFTSTYENGQSISIPVAHGEGNYFCDEETLAELKENNQIAFTYKEDVNGSIDNIAGITNERGNVLGMMPHPERAVDDLLGSSDGLHMFQSLLKQWRESHAITS encoded by the coding sequence ATGAAGTTTGCCGTTGTCGTCTTTCCAGGATCGAACTGTGACATTGACATGTACCATGCCATAAAAGACGAACTCGGTGAAGAGGCCGCCTATGTGGATTACCGGGAAACGAGTTTAAAAGACTATGATGCGGTTCTTTTACCAGGCGGGTTTTCCTACGGGGATTACTTACGCTCCGGTGCCATTGCTGCCCGTCTGCCGATTGCAGCGGGGATTAAAGAAGCAGCCGAAGCCGGGAAGCCGGTCCTCGGTGTGTGCAACGGATTTCAGGTTCTTCTTGAACTCGGGCTCCTCCCTGGAGCGATGCGCCGAAACCGTCAGCTTACATTTATCTGCAAGCCGGCAACCCTCATCGTAGAAAACAACCAGACTGTCTTTACCTCAACATACGAAAACGGCCAGTCAATCTCCATCCCTGTTGCCCACGGCGAAGGAAACTACTTCTGCGACGAAGAAACCCTGGCAGAACTGAAAGAAAACAATCAAATTGCCTTCACATATAAAGAAGACGTGAACGGTTCCATCGATAACATCGCCGGTATTACAAACGAGCGTGGCAATGTCCTTGGCATGATGCCTCACCCGGAACGGGCTGTCGACGATCTTCTCGGCTCCTCAGACGGGCTTCACATGTTTCAGTCATTACTCAAGCAATGGAGGGAATCCCATGCAATTACTTCATGA
- the purL gene encoding phosphoribosylformylglycinamidine synthase subunit PurL, translating into MQLLHEPSPQQIKDEKLYSEMGLTDTEFQMVEDILGRLPNFTETGLFSVMWSEHCSYKNSKVLLKKFPVEGERVLQGPGEGAGIIDIGDDQAVVFKIESHNHPSAIEPYQGAATGVGGIIRDVFSMGARPVALLNSLRFGELGTPRVNYLFEQVVAGIAGYGNCIGIPTVGGEVQFDPCYEGNPLVNAMCVGLIDHKDIQKGQAKGVGNPVIYVGASTGKDGIHGATFASEELNEGSEAKRPAVQVGDPFMEKLLMEACLEVVKNDALVGIQDMGAAGLTSSSAEMASKAGSGIEMDLDAVPQREKGMTPYEMMLSESQERMLLVVKKGREDEIISIFERHGLLAKVVGKVTDDKTLRLTHQGRIAAEVPVDALAEEAPVYHKPSTVPAYYETFQKQDTPVPQIEDMKETLLALLSQPTIASKEWVYDQYDYMVRTNTVVMPGSDAAVLRIRGTKKALAMTTDCNSRYLYLDPEVGGQLAVAEAARNLICSGAKPLGVTDCLNYGSPDRPEIFWQLEKSTDGLSEACRALETPVIGGNVSLYNERSGEAVYPTPVIGMVGLIEDLDHITTQQFKNEGDLIYLVGEARPDFGGSELQKLTDGNISGQPPMIDLAVEKQRQSDVHEAIKKGAVASAHDLAEGGLLVALAESLMKTGLGANVTIGDDLVTESFSETPSRYLISVRKENREQFERMVKDALLIGEVTGEAQLNVFGKAGETVLSAQSSELEKAWRGAIPCLLKSKA; encoded by the coding sequence ATGCAATTACTTCATGAACCGTCCCCGCAGCAGATTAAAGACGAAAAGCTCTACTCGGAAATGGGACTCACAGATACCGAGTTTCAAATGGTGGAAGATATCCTCGGCCGACTGCCGAATTTTACAGAAACAGGCTTGTTCTCGGTCATGTGGTCAGAACACTGCAGCTATAAAAATTCGAAGGTCCTTCTTAAAAAATTTCCTGTGGAAGGGGAACGTGTCCTTCAAGGCCCTGGTGAAGGGGCGGGAATCATCGATATCGGTGACGATCAGGCTGTCGTGTTTAAAATCGAATCCCACAATCACCCGTCTGCCATCGAGCCCTACCAGGGGGCAGCTACAGGAGTAGGGGGAATTATCCGTGACGTGTTCTCCATGGGAGCGCGGCCGGTAGCTCTGTTAAACTCCCTGCGCTTTGGGGAACTTGGAACACCCCGGGTAAACTACTTATTCGAGCAAGTCGTAGCAGGTATCGCAGGGTACGGAAACTGTATTGGAATCCCGACGGTCGGGGGAGAAGTCCAGTTTGACCCCTGCTATGAAGGGAATCCCCTCGTGAACGCCATGTGTGTCGGGCTTATCGACCATAAAGATATTCAAAAGGGCCAGGCAAAAGGTGTCGGCAATCCGGTTATTTATGTAGGGGCAAGCACGGGAAAAGACGGAATCCACGGAGCGACCTTTGCTTCTGAAGAACTGAACGAAGGAAGTGAAGCGAAGCGCCCGGCAGTCCAGGTAGGCGATCCGTTTATGGAAAAACTCCTTATGGAAGCGTGCCTTGAAGTTGTGAAAAACGACGCTCTCGTAGGGATTCAGGACATGGGAGCTGCGGGCTTAACCTCTTCTTCAGCGGAGATGGCCAGTAAAGCCGGATCAGGTATTGAAATGGACCTGGATGCCGTACCACAGCGGGAAAAAGGTATGACACCTTATGAAATGATGCTCTCTGAATCACAGGAACGGATGCTTCTGGTGGTGAAAAAAGGACGGGAAGACGAAATCATCTCCATCTTTGAGCGCCACGGGCTGCTTGCGAAAGTGGTTGGAAAAGTAACAGATGACAAGACGCTTCGTTTGACTCATCAAGGGCGCATTGCTGCCGAAGTACCAGTAGACGCCCTCGCAGAAGAAGCACCAGTTTATCACAAACCGTCTACGGTCCCGGCTTACTATGAAACGTTCCAGAAACAGGACACTCCTGTTCCACAAATAGAAGACATGAAAGAAACGTTACTCGCTCTTTTATCCCAGCCAACTATCGCAAGTAAAGAGTGGGTGTACGATCAGTACGACTATATGGTCCGCACCAATACGGTGGTGATGCCGGGATCGGATGCAGCTGTTCTTCGCATCCGCGGCACGAAAAAAGCCCTTGCCATGACAACAGACTGCAACTCCCGCTATCTTTACCTGGACCCGGAAGTGGGCGGGCAGCTTGCCGTAGCGGAAGCCGCGCGTAACCTCATCTGTTCCGGTGCAAAACCTCTTGGTGTGACGGATTGTTTAAATTACGGAAGCCCGGACCGTCCGGAAATCTTCTGGCAGCTTGAAAAATCCACTGACGGACTTAGTGAGGCCTGCCGCGCACTTGAAACGCCGGTTATTGGCGGAAACGTCAGCCTGTACAACGAACGAAGTGGTGAGGCGGTTTATCCGACTCCGGTAATAGGGATGGTCGGCCTGATTGAAGATCTTGACCATATTACAACTCAGCAGTTTAAGAACGAAGGAGACCTTATCTATCTTGTAGGTGAAGCACGCCCTGACTTCGGAGGAAGCGAGCTGCAGAAGCTCACGGACGGCAACATTTCCGGACAGCCGCCAATGATTGATTTAGCCGTGGAAAAACAGCGTCAGTCAGACGTTCACGAAGCGATCAAAAAAGGCGCTGTCGCCTCTGCCCATGATCTGGCAGAAGGAGGTCTTCTCGTTGCTTTAGCCGAGTCCTTGATGAAAACAGGTCTCGGGGCAAACGTCACCATCGGAGATGACCTGGTCACTGAAAGTTTCAGTGAAACACCATCCCGCTACCTGATCAGTGTGAGAAAAGAAAACCGGGAACAATTTGAGCGCATGGTAAAAGATGCTTTATTAATCGGTGAAGTTACAGGGGAAGCGCAGTTGAATGTATTTGGAAAAGCAGGTGAAACGGTTCTGTCAGCCCAGTCATCTGAATTAGAGAAAGCTTGGAGAGGGGCGATTCCGTGTTTGCTGAAATCAAAGGCTTAA
- the purF gene encoding amidophosphoribosyltransferase gives MFAEIKGLNEECGVFGIWGHEEASRIAYYGLHSLQHRGQEGAGIVVSDGEKLRIRKGLGLVNEVFNDENLKALTGHAAVGHVRYTTAGDSDLLNCQPLLFNSQTGSLALAHNGNLVNANALKHQLERQGSIFQTTSDTEVFAHLIKRSGYELPEERLMNALTMVKGAYAFMAMTEEQLMVALDPNGLRPLSLGRLGDGYVVSSETCAFDIIGAEYIREVEPGEVLIINDEGVRSERFSFSAKKSICSMEYVYFARPDSHLDQINVHTARKNLGKELAMEAPVEADVVTGVPDSSISAAIGYAEQTGIPYELGLIKNRYVGRTFIQPSQQLREQGVKMKLSAVRGVVEGKRVVMVDDSIVRGTTSRRIVKLLKEAGAKEVHVRISAPPIKNPCFYGIDTSTSGELIASSKTVEEIEAEIGADSLRYLSVNGLMDGIGRPKEMENCGQCLACFTGEYPTEIYPHTMHPYEKV, from the coding sequence GTGTTTGCTGAAATCAAAGGCTTAAACGAAGAGTGCGGTGTGTTTGGAATCTGGGGTCACGAAGAAGCATCCCGCATTGCCTACTACGGTCTGCACAGTCTGCAGCACCGTGGTCAGGAAGGGGCGGGGATTGTCGTTTCCGACGGTGAAAAACTTCGGATCCGCAAAGGTCTCGGCCTTGTAAATGAAGTGTTTAACGATGAAAATTTAAAAGCATTAACAGGACACGCCGCTGTCGGTCACGTACGTTATACAACAGCAGGTGACAGCGATCTGTTAAACTGTCAGCCTCTACTTTTCAACTCACAGACGGGAAGCCTGGCTCTTGCTCATAACGGCAATCTCGTAAACGCCAATGCTCTCAAGCATCAGCTGGAAAGACAGGGCAGCATTTTTCAGACCACATCGGACACCGAAGTCTTTGCCCACCTCATTAAGCGAAGCGGCTATGAATTGCCTGAGGAACGCCTCATGAACGCTCTTACGATGGTGAAAGGAGCGTATGCCTTCATGGCCATGACAGAAGAGCAGCTCATGGTCGCCCTCGATCCGAACGGGCTTCGTCCGCTCTCTTTAGGACGTCTTGGTGATGGCTATGTGGTAAGTTCTGAAACGTGTGCGTTTGATATTATCGGTGCGGAATACATTCGTGAAGTTGAGCCAGGGGAAGTGCTGATCATTAATGATGAAGGTGTACGGAGTGAGCGGTTTTCTTTTTCAGCGAAAAAGTCAATCTGCTCGATGGAGTACGTTTATTTTGCCAGACCGGACAGCCACCTCGATCAAATTAATGTTCATACGGCGCGGAAAAACCTCGGCAAAGAACTGGCCATGGAAGCACCTGTTGAAGCAGATGTGGTTACAGGTGTGCCGGATTCAAGTATCTCGGCAGCCATAGGGTACGCCGAGCAGACGGGGATTCCCTACGAGCTCGGCCTGATCAAAAACCGTTACGTGGGCCGGACATTTATTCAGCCCTCCCAGCAGCTCCGGGAACAAGGGGTAAAAATGAAGCTCTCTGCCGTTAGGGGAGTCGTCGAAGGAAAGCGTGTCGTCATGGTCGATGATTCAATTGTCCGTGGTACTACAAGCCGCAGGATCGTCAAACTATTAAAGGAAGCAGGGGCAAAGGAAGTGCACGTGCGAATCAGCGCACCGCCGATCAAAAACCCTTGTTTCTACGGCATTGACACCTCCACTAGCGGAGAACTGATTGCGTCGTCCAAGACCGTTGAGGAAATTGAAGCAGAAATCGGTGCCGACTCACTTCGTTATTTATCTGTAAACGGCCTGATGGACGGGATCGGCCGTCCGAAAGAGATGGAAAACTGCGGGCAGTGTCTCGCGTGCTTCACGGGAGAGTACCCGACTGAAATTTATCCGCACACGATGCATCCTTACGAAAAAGTGTAA
- the purM gene encoding phosphoribosylformylglycinamidine cyclo-ligase, which translates to MSKAYKQAGVNIEAGYESVNRMKSHVTRTRRPEVMGGLGGFGGMFDLSQKGYKEPVLVSGTDGVGTKLMVAQETGIHDTIGIDAVAMCVNDIVVQGAEPLFFLDYLALGENKPDVVEKIIKGIADGCAEAGCALIGGETAEMPGMYETDEYDVAGFVVGAAEKSALIDGSAIQEGDVLIGLPSSGLHSNGFSLVRKILADRGISYSDPMPDDEGGRTVGEWILTPTKIYVKPVLSLVKQGLLKGAAHNTGGGLYENVPRMLPEGVKAVVDSTAWRMPSIFTWMGTLGGIVQRDMYETFNMGIGMVLAVSEDQVVEAMSLLKEAGEEPVQIGKIERTGAGEAPVIIEGVRL; encoded by the coding sequence ATGTCTAAAGCCTATAAACAAGCTGGTGTAAACATCGAAGCCGGATACGAATCCGTAAACCGAATGAAGAGTCACGTGACACGGACACGCCGCCCTGAAGTCATGGGGGGTCTCGGCGGTTTCGGCGGGATGTTTGACCTGTCCCAAAAAGGATACAAAGAACCTGTGCTTGTGTCAGGAACCGATGGAGTGGGAACGAAGCTCATGGTGGCACAGGAAACAGGCATTCACGATACGATCGGGATCGATGCTGTCGCCATGTGTGTAAATGACATTGTTGTTCAAGGAGCGGAACCGCTTTTTTTCCTCGACTACTTGGCTCTCGGTGAAAATAAACCGGACGTGGTAGAGAAGATTATCAAAGGCATTGCCGATGGCTGTGCAGAAGCAGGGTGCGCCCTTATCGGAGGGGAAACAGCAGAAATGCCGGGGATGTATGAGACTGATGAATATGATGTTGCAGGGTTTGTGGTTGGTGCAGCGGAAAAGTCAGCTCTTATTGACGGCTCAGCCATTCAAGAGGGGGATGTCCTGATCGGTCTGCCTTCAAGCGGGCTTCACAGTAACGGCTTCTCACTTGTGAGGAAAATCCTTGCTGACCGTGGGATCAGCTATTCTGATCCAATGCCCGACGATGAAGGGGGGAGAACGGTGGGAGAATGGATCCTCACACCGACTAAGATTTACGTGAAACCGGTTCTGTCCCTTGTAAAACAAGGTCTGTTAAAAGGCGCTGCCCACAACACAGGTGGGGGCCTTTATGAAAATGTTCCGAGAATGCTTCCGGAAGGCGTGAAAGCGGTGGTAGATTCAACGGCCTGGCGAATGCCTTCGATCTTCACGTGGATGGGTACTCTCGGCGGTATTGTGCAAAGAGATATGTACGAAACGTTTAATATGGGAATCGGGATGGTCCTTGCTGTAAGTGAAGATCAGGTCGTGGAAGCGATGTCCCTTTTAAAAGAAGCCGGAGAAGAGCCTGTACAGATCGGTAAAATTGAACGGACCGGTGCTGGTGAAGCACCGGTCATCATTGAAGGAGTGCGCCTATGA
- the purN gene encoding phosphoribosylglycinamide formyltransferase produces the protein MTRLAVFASGSGSNFQAIVDAVNEGLFDAEVALLVCNKPGAKVIERAETAGIPAFVTSPGDYSSKAEFEKAIVSKLEENRCEWIILAGYMRLVGPTLLEHYEGRIVNIHPSLLPAFPGLDAIGQAMDKGVKITGVTVHYVDSGMDTGPIIAQKAVTIEEGDTRESVQKKVQKVEHILYPQTIGEIIALSKNVK, from the coding sequence ATGACCCGTCTGGCCGTGTTTGCTTCCGGAAGCGGCAGCAACTTTCAGGCGATCGTGGATGCAGTCAACGAAGGACTCTTTGATGCCGAAGTGGCCCTTCTTGTGTGCAACAAACCAGGTGCCAAAGTCATTGAAAGAGCAGAAACCGCAGGAATTCCGGCCTTTGTCACAAGCCCTGGGGATTACAGCAGTAAAGCAGAGTTTGAAAAAGCGATCGTATCTAAGCTTGAGGAGAACAGATGTGAATGGATTATTCTTGCCGGTTATATGAGACTCGTAGGGCCGACCCTTCTCGAGCATTATGAGGGGAGAATTGTCAACATTCATCCTTCCCTTTTGCCTGCGTTCCCGGGCCTTGATGCCATTGGCCAGGCCATGGATAAAGGGGTAAAAATAACAGGTGTGACCGTTCATTATGTGGACAGCGGCATGGATACCGGCCCTATCATTGCCCAAAAAGCTGTTACAATAGAAGAAGGGGACACACGGGAAAGTGTCCAGAAAAAAGTGCAGAAAGTAGAGCACATTCTCTATCCTCAGACCATCGGCGAGATTATTGCTTTATCAAAGAACGTTAAATAG
- the purH gene encoding bifunctional phosphoribosylaminoimidazolecarboxamide formyltransferase/IMP cyclohydrolase yields MMNKRALISVSDKTGIEELAKRLSEAGVEIISTGGTKRAIEAAGVSAIGVEEVTGFPEMMDGRVKTLHPRIHGGLLALRDNDAHMSALDDHNIDTIDMVIVNLYPFQATIENPEATFEDAIENIDIGGPSMIRSAAKNHRDVAVVVDPADYTRLLDELGSEGEISPEFKQKLAAKAFRHTASYDALIAEYLTEHAGEEYPETLTVTYNKKQSLRYGENPHQQAAFYERPLGKQTSIARAEQLQGKELSYNNINDADAAIGVVKEFTKPAVAAIKHMNPCGVGIGETIEEAFQKAYEADSISIFGGIIACNGEVDKQTALKMKEIFLEIVIAPSFTEEAAAVLSEKPNLRLLTISFKDAQSMEQRISTVSGGALVQDTDTLSFEDVETTIPTKRKPTDEELRQLEMAWKVVKHVKSNAIVLATEDSTIGVGAGQMNRVGAAKIALEQAGEKVKGAVLASDAFFPMGDTVEAAAQAGIRAIIQPGGSKRDQESIDKADEYGVAMIFTGVRHFKH; encoded by the coding sequence ATTATGAATAAACGAGCATTGATCAGTGTATCGGATAAAACAGGAATTGAAGAACTGGCGAAGCGCCTGTCTGAAGCAGGTGTAGAAATTATCTCCACCGGCGGCACAAAGCGGGCTATTGAAGCCGCAGGTGTGAGTGCCATCGGGGTGGAAGAAGTGACCGGATTTCCGGAAATGATGGACGGCCGGGTTAAAACCCTTCACCCCCGTATTCACGGCGGTCTCCTTGCCCTTCGTGACAACGATGCTCATATGAGCGCCCTTGATGACCACAACATTGACACGATCGACATGGTGATCGTGAACCTCTACCCATTCCAGGCTACTATTGAAAACCCTGAAGCCACATTTGAAGATGCCATTGAAAACATTGATATCGGCGGCCCGTCCATGATCCGTTCAGCGGCTAAAAATCACCGTGATGTCGCGGTTGTCGTGGATCCTGCGGACTATACACGTCTTTTGGATGAGCTGGGCAGTGAAGGAGAGATCTCTCCGGAGTTTAAGCAGAAGCTGGCGGCAAAAGCCTTCCGCCATACTGCTTCATATGACGCCCTTATTGCCGAGTACTTGACAGAGCATGCGGGAGAAGAATATCCCGAGACTCTCACCGTCACGTATAACAAAAAACAGTCTCTGCGATACGGGGAGAACCCGCACCAGCAGGCGGCGTTTTACGAACGCCCTCTCGGCAAGCAGACGTCAATCGCAAGAGCCGAGCAGCTTCAGGGAAAAGAGCTCTCCTATAACAATATTAACGACGCAGATGCAGCCATTGGTGTTGTAAAAGAATTTACGAAGCCCGCTGTAGCGGCGATTAAACATATGAATCCGTGCGGTGTCGGAATCGGGGAAACGATTGAAGAAGCGTTCCAAAAAGCGTACGAAGCAGATTCCATTTCCATTTTCGGCGGTATTATTGCCTGTAACGGGGAAGTAGACAAACAGACGGCTCTCAAAATGAAAGAGATTTTCCTTGAGATTGTCATTGCACCTTCTTTTACGGAAGAAGCAGCTGCTGTACTGAGTGAAAAGCCGAACCTTCGTCTGCTGACGATCTCCTTTAAGGATGCCCAGTCGATGGAGCAGCGGATCAGCACTGTATCCGGGGGAGCACTTGTCCAGGATACGGATACCCTCAGTTTTGAAGACGTGGAAACAACGATTCCAACTAAACGCAAACCAACGGATGAAGAGCTTCGTCAGCTTGAGATGGCCTGGAAAGTAGTAAAACACGTGAAATCAAACGCCATCGTCCTTGCCACAGAAGACAGTACAATCGGTGTCGGCGCAGGACAGATGAACCGTGTAGGTGCAGCTAAAATCGCTCTTGAACAGGCAGGGGAAAAAGTAAAAGGGGCTGTTCTCGCATCCGATGCCTTTTTCCCAATGGGCGACACAGTAGAAGCAGCAGCTCAAGCCGGCATTCGCGCCATCATCCAGCCGGGCGGCTCAAAACGGGATCAGGAATCCATTGATAAGGCAGATGAATACGGTGTGGCCATGATCTTTACAGGCGTACGCCACTTTAAGCATTAA
- the purD gene encoding phosphoribosylamine--glycine ligase, translating to MKVLVIGKGGREHVLCWSFAKSPNVKEVIALPGSDGISSVARCVDIAEDAHEEIVSLVKKELVDLVVIGPEAPLVAGLGDRLTEEGIRVFGPSQQAARVEGSKEFAKEMMRKYDIPTGEYDVFDSLTDAKAYVENKGTPIVIKADGLAAGKGVVVAMNEEQAMEALEQMLDEKHFGEAGSRVVIEEYLEGEECSLMAFVNGETVIPMVPAQDHKRAYDGDRGPNTGGMGAYSPVPHISNQVIREAETQIVRKMAYALKQENSLFTGVLYAGLMITKDGPKVIEFNARFGDPEAQVVLPRLLTPLDEVIFSVLKNQEMEVEWSEEAVMGVVLASEGYPGPYENGVPVNEHLLSEAAGPFFHAGTKKTADGWITAGGRVGIVTSMNTSLLKAQQAIYSVLEQDPSEGLFYRSDIGSRAISASYAGASSPDKKQ from the coding sequence ATGAAAGTACTCGTGATCGGAAAAGGCGGACGTGAGCATGTGCTCTGCTGGTCTTTTGCCAAAAGCCCCAATGTGAAAGAGGTCATAGCTTTGCCGGGAAGTGACGGGATCAGCTCTGTGGCACGATGTGTGGATATCGCTGAAGATGCCCACGAAGAAATTGTGAGCCTTGTGAAAAAAGAGCTGGTGGACCTTGTGGTAATCGGACCGGAAGCTCCTCTTGTTGCCGGACTTGGCGACCGCCTCACTGAAGAAGGCATTCGTGTTTTCGGCCCTTCACAGCAGGCGGCCCGGGTGGAAGGAAGCAAAGAATTTGCAAAAGAAATGATGAGGAAGTACGACATCCCTACAGGGGAATATGACGTATTTGATTCGCTCACAGATGCGAAAGCCTACGTGGAAAACAAAGGAACACCGATTGTAATTAAAGCGGACGGACTGGCTGCAGGAAAAGGTGTTGTCGTAGCCATGAACGAAGAGCAGGCGATGGAAGCACTGGAGCAAATGCTGGATGAAAAGCACTTTGGGGAAGCAGGATCCCGCGTGGTCATTGAAGAGTACCTTGAAGGGGAAGAATGCTCTTTAATGGCGTTTGTAAACGGAGAGACAGTCATTCCTATGGTTCCGGCTCAGGATCACAAACGTGCGTACGATGGTGACCGTGGCCCTAATACCGGGGGGATGGGAGCATATTCCCCCGTTCCTCATATCAGTAATCAGGTGATCAGGGAAGCCGAGACACAGATTGTCAGGAAAATGGCTTATGCACTGAAACAGGAAAACAGTTTGTTTACAGGAGTCTTGTATGCGGGGCTCATGATTACAAAAGACGGGCCGAAAGTGATTGAGTTTAATGCCCGTTTCGGCGATCCCGAAGCCCAGGTCGTGCTTCCGCGGCTGCTTACACCTCTGGACGAAGTGATTTTCAGTGTGCTGAAAAATCAGGAAATGGAAGTGGAGTGGTCTGAGGAAGCGGTCATGGGCGTCGTCCTTGCATCTGAAGGCTATCCGGGACCTTATGAGAATGGTGTGCCGGTAAATGAACATCTATTATCGGAAGCTGCGGGACCGTTTTTCCATGCAGGTACCAAAAAAACAGCTGACGGCTGGATTACAGCCGGAGGGCGTGTAGGAATCGTGACAAGCATGAATACTTCTTTATTAAAGGCGCAGCAAGCGATTTACAGTGTCCTTGAACAAGACCCGTCAGAAGGTCTCTTTTACCGGAGCGATATCGGCAGCCGGGCTATTTCGGCCTCGTACGCCGGCGCTTCATCACCAGATAAAAAACAGTAA
- a CDS encoding EYxxD motif small membrane protein, whose translation MLWEYATDTVFLYLLVLGSLVTVFYLVMKRRRTRPK comes from the coding sequence ATGCTTTGGGAATATGCTACAGATACCGTATTTTTGTACCTGCTTGTTCTGGGCAGTCTCGTTACTGTTTTTTATCTGGTGATGAAGCGCCGGCGTACGAGGCCGAAATAG
- a CDS encoding YgaP family membrane protein, with translation MRPNIGIVNAMIRLTLGFTLLAWATAKMGRRCHKGTPLFVAIIGAMKVAEGITKFCPVTYAVEEQAEKMSEDDFDIGPMNPS, from the coding sequence ATGAGACCGAATATCGGAATTGTCAATGCCATGATCAGACTGACTCTGGGGTTTACGCTCCTCGCGTGGGCAACAGCTAAAATGGGACGCCGCTGTCACAAAGGAACACCACTTTTTGTAGCTATTATCGGAGCTATGAAAGTAGCGGAAGGGATTACAAAATTCTGTCCGGTGACGTATGCCGTTGAAGAACAGGCCGAAAAGATGTCAGAAGATGACTTTGATATTGGACCGATGAATCCGTCATAG